DNA sequence from the Jatrophihabitans sp. genome:
CGCCGAGGCCGTGTCGGTCGCGGGTCGGGTCAGCCTCGTCGGCCCGGGACAGTGCCCGGATGCAGTGCTCCAGGGCGTCGGCCCACCGGTCATAGCCGGCCTTGAAGTCTCGGGCGGTCAGCAGCAGGTCCACTGTGTCGGGCGCCGGCCAACCTTGCTGGTCGGCGGCTCCGAAGGCTGCCGGCGCCTGCTGGGAGCGGGCCAGCTGCTGGACCAGCTCGTCGTGGCGTTGGCGCAGCCGGCTGCGGGCGGTGACCAGCCGGGGCGTGGTCTCGTCCAGGGCGCCGGCGTAGGCGTGCAACGCGCTGGCGTACTGCTCATAGCGGTCGGCGGTGGCTGTCATCGAGGGCGCGTGGGCGTGGATCTGCTCCACGAACGCCCGATGCGCCGGGCCGCTCCATAACGGCGTGTCCACCCGGGACAGCAGCGCCGAAGCCACTCGGCGCAGGTCTGCGGCCTGGGCGCCGGTCCGGCGGGCCGCGGCCCGGATCTGCGCCGGGTCTCCGGCCGGCATGCGCTGGCCCAGGCACAGCCGCGCCGCCGACAACCCGTCACCGGGCAGCTCGAACCGGCTAACCGCCATGGCCACCACGCCGCCCGGGCCTCATCCGCATGCCGCAGCACGTTAGGCAATTCCGCCCGGTCAGCGCGTCGAGTTATCCACAGCCCAGCTCGGTGAGCCTGGCGGCAGCCGACCTCAGCGGTAGGCCGAGAACCCGGTGAGCCGCTCGCCCAGCACCAGGGTGTGCACCTCGTGGGTGCCTTCGTAGGTGTAGACCGTCTCCAGGTTCACCGCGTGCCGCAGGGGGGAGTACTCGGTGGTGATGCCCGAACCGCCCAGGATGCTGCGCGCCTCCCGGCAGACCTCCAGGGCAGAGCGCACGTTGGAGAACTTGCCGAAGCTGACCTGGTGCGGCTGGAGCTGGTGGGCGTCCTTCAGCTCACCGAGCCGGCGCGACACCAGCTGCATGTTGGTCACCGTCACCGCCAGCTCGGCTAGCTTGCGCTGGGTCAGCTGGAAGGACGAGATCGGCCGGCCGAACTGGACGCGGCTGTTGGCGTAGTCCAGCGCGCTGGCGAGGGAGTCCCGAGCCGCGCCGACCACGCCGCTGATGATCCCGAACCGCGCCTCGGTCAGGCAGCCCAGCGGCGCCCGCAGCCCACGGGCCTCGGGCAGCTGGGCGCTGGCGGGCAGCCGGACCTCGTCGAAGCTCAGCTCGGAGGTGATCGAGGCGCGCAGCGAGATCTTGTGGTGCACGTCGGAGCTGGTGAACCCGGGGGCGCCCTTCTCGACCAGGAAGCCGCGGACACCGTCGTCGGTGCGCGCCCACACCACGGCGACGTCGGAGATCGAGCCGTTGGTGATCCACATCTTCGAGCCGTGCAGGATCCAGTCGGCGTCCTCGCCCGCTCCCGCGCGGCGGGCGTAGGTGCGCATCGACGACGGGTCCGAGCCGGCGTCGGCCTCGGTCAGGCCGAAGCAGCCGATCGCCTCACCGCGCGCCATCCGGGGAAGCCATTCGCGCTTGTGCTCCTCGCTGCCATAGGCGTGGATGGCATACATCGCCAGCGAGCCCTGCACGCTGACCAGAGAGCGCAGGCCCGAGTCGACCGCCTCGATCTCGGTGCAGGCCAGCGCGTACTGGCTGGCCTTCGCGCCGGCGCAGTCATAACCCTCAAGGTGCATCCCGAGCACCCCGAGCTTGCCGAACTCCAGCGCCAGGTCCCGAGCCGGCAGGGCGCCCGCCTCGAACCACTCGGCGATGTGCGGGCGAAGCTGCTCGGTGGCGAAGCGGCGGACGGTGTCGCGCAGCAGCCGGTCCTCGCTGTCCAGGGTGTCATCGAGGTCGAGCAGGTCCAACCGGTCGAGGGCGTCGAAGTCGGCCTGAGGTTCGATCGTCATGGACGCCACGATAGTCCTCGGCGCCGCCCGCGCCGGTCGGGCTGAGCAGCGAATGTGGGCTAGTCGTTAGGCTGTCGGACATGTCCGGACCGCTGCCCTTCGATCCGGTCGAGCGCGCCAGCGACTCGTGGGCCAAGCACTACCCCGAAGCCGGCGAGCAGGTGTACGCCGCGATGCGAGCGGTGACCTCGATCATGCGGGCCCAGCAGATCCTGATCGCCGGCCTGGACGCCGCGCTGCGGCCCTTCGGCCTGACCTTCGCCAGGTACGAGGCGCTGGTGCTGCTGACCTTCTCATCGACCGGGGCGCTGCCGCTGTCCAAGATCGGTGAGCGGTTGCAGGTGCACGCGACCAGCGTGACGAACCTCATCGACCGGCTGGAGGCCTCGGGCATGGTGCGGCGCGAGCCCAATCCGCATGATGGCCGGGGCACCCTGGCGGTCATCACCGACGAGGGCCGGCGGGTCGCCGACGCGGCTACCCGCGAGCTGCACAAGAACCAGTTCGGACTGCAGGGACTCCCGCCCGAGGACCTGCAGGGACTGTTCGCCGCCCTGCGCCGGCTGCGGATCGAGGCCGGCGACTTCGCCGTCTGAACCGCTCAGCGCCGGTCGAGTGGAGACGCTCAGCGCACCGCCGGCACTCGAGTGGAGACGCTCAGCGCCGGTCGGCACTCAGCGCACCGCCGGCACTCAGCGCACCGCCGGCTCGGTGATGCTCAGCCGGCGCTGCCGCGGATCGACCAGCATCTGCCGTCCCAGCGGCAGCACGCCCATCGGGGAAGAGTGGCCGTAATCGAGATTGGCCACGAAGGGCAGGTCGGGTCGGCCGGACAGCACCAGCTCCTCGCCGATCGCCTCGTAGAGGGCCAGGGTGTCGCGCAGTGGCAGGGCCTCCGGCCGCGAGAACAGCAGCGCCGAGATCCGCTGCAGAATGCCCAGCGCGGCGAAGTTGCGCAGCCAGGCGACCACCTGGGTCAGCGGTGGCCGCTCGTTGGAGATCTCCAGGTGCAGCACCGCCCCCTCGAAGGCCGACAGCTCGGGCCAGATCTCGGTGCCCAACGCCATCGCCAGCACCTCCAGGCAGCCGCCGATGAGCGGGCCCTGCACCGGCTCGCCGCCCTGCAGCCACAGCCAGCCGTAGTTGGGCACCCAGCGCCGCCGCCTGCTCTGCAGTCGCTGATCGCTCCAGTCCAGAAGCTCCTCGGTCCACTCCGGCGCAGCCGCCAGGTCGCCGACCGGCGCTGTGGACATCACGGTCGCGGTGAACGAGTCGGCGCTGAATTCGGCGATGCCGCCGTTCTCGGCGGCGGTGCTGAGCACCGCCATGCCGTAGAACGAGCCGACGCCGGCCTTGCCGAAGGCCAGATGGGTGATGGTGGTGTCGGAGTAGCCGGTGAACACCTTGGGGTGCGCGGCGATCAGGTCGAAATCCAGGAACGGCACTATCCGGATTGAGTCATAACCGCCGACGGCCGAGATTATGCCGTGCACGTCAGGGTTTTCCAGCGCCCAGTGCAGGTCGTCGGCGCGGGCCCGGGGGTTGGCGCGCAACCAGTCGGAGTCCCGGTCGGCATGCGGGGCGTCGATGACCCGAAGCCCGAACGTCTCGGCCAGTTGCCGCTTACCGGTGGCGTAGCGGTGCGGCAGCGCGGCGGCCCCGCCCGCCGACAGCGAGACGACGGCGACGGTGTCGCCCGGCCGCAGCGCGGGCGGCAGAGTCGATGCGAAGGCGGCCATGCCGATCATTGTCACCATGCCGGCAAGCGCATTCGACGGCGGAGGAACTCAGAGGCGCTGCATTAGTCTCAATCGAAAGGACCGCGTTCGTCGCAAGGAGTGACATGACCTCACCCGACCAGCCCAGCGCCTTCCAGATCGGCGGCAAGAGCGTGCGCCGCTTGGGATACGGGGCGATGCGCGTCACCGGCCCCGGCATCTGGGGAGAGCCGGCCGATCGCGCCGAGTGCGTCGCGGTGCTGCGCCGGGCGGTCGAGCTGGGCGTCGACTTCATCGACACCGCCGACTCCTATGGCCCCGTGGTCAGCGAGGAGATCATCGCTGAGGCGCTGCACCCTTACCCCGACACGGTGCTGGTCGCCACCAAGGCCGGGCTGACCCGCACCGGACCCGACAAGTGGGTCCCGGTGGGACGCCCGGCCTACCTGCGCCAGCAGGCCGAGCTGTCGCTGCGCCGGCTCAAGCTCGAGCGGATCGAGTTGTTCCAGCTGCACCGGATCGACCCGGAGGTTCCGCTGGCCGATCAGGTCGGCGAGCTCAAGGCCCTGCAGGACGAGGGCAAGGTCGGCGCCATCGGGCTGTCGGAGGTGAGCGTCGAGCAGATCCAGGCGGCGCAGAAGGTCGCCGACATCGCGACCGTGCAGAACCTCTACAACCTGACCAACCGGAAGTCCGAAGGCGTGCTGCGCTACTGCGAGACCCACGGCATCGGCTTCATCCCGTGGTTTCCGATCGCGGCCGGTGACCTGGCCAAGCCCGGCGGCGCGGTCGACCACGTCGTTCAGGCGACCGGGGCCACGCCGTCGCAGGTGGCACTGGCCTGGTTGCTGGCCAAGTCGCCGGTCACCCTGCCGATTCCAGGCACCTCCAAGGTGAGCCACCTCGAGGAGAACATGGGCGGCGCCGACGTGCGGCTGACCGCCGAGCAGGTCAGCGAGCTGACCGACGCCGTCCGCTAGCCCGTCGACGAGCGCCCAGGCGACAGGGCAGGAAAGCGCGCCCGTCGACCGAGCGCCCAGGCGACGGGCAGGAAAGCGCGTCCCGTCGACCGAGCGCCCAGGCGACGGGCAGGAAAGCGCGTCCCGTCGATGTGACGCTATCTACTAGGACGTCCTAGCACTTAGTCGGACGTCCTAGTACCATCAGGGAATGGATTCCGAGGAGATCGAGGCGGG
Encoded proteins:
- a CDS encoding aldo/keto reductase → MTSPDQPSAFQIGGKSVRRLGYGAMRVTGPGIWGEPADRAECVAVLRRAVELGVDFIDTADSYGPVVSEEIIAEALHPYPDTVLVATKAGLTRTGPDKWVPVGRPAYLRQQAELSLRRLKLERIELFQLHRIDPEVPLADQVGELKALQDEGKVGAIGLSEVSVEQIQAAQKVADIATVQNLYNLTNRKSEGVLRYCETHGIGFIPWFPIAAGDLAKPGGAVDHVVQATGATPSQVALAWLLAKSPVTLPIPGTSKVSHLEENMGGADVRLTAEQVSELTDAVR
- a CDS encoding acyl-CoA dehydrogenase family protein; its protein translation is MTIEPQADFDALDRLDLLDLDDTLDSEDRLLRDTVRRFATEQLRPHIAEWFEAGALPARDLALEFGKLGVLGMHLEGYDCAGAKASQYALACTEIEAVDSGLRSLVSVQGSLAMYAIHAYGSEEHKREWLPRMARGEAIGCFGLTEADAGSDPSSMRTYARRAGAGEDADWILHGSKMWITNGSISDVAVVWARTDDGVRGFLVEKGAPGFTSSDVHHKISLRASITSELSFDEVRLPASAQLPEARGLRAPLGCLTEARFGIISGVVGAARDSLASALDYANSRVQFGRPISSFQLTQRKLAELAVTVTNMQLVSRRLGELKDAHQLQPHQVSFGKFSNVRSALEVCREARSILGGSGITTEYSPLRHAVNLETVYTYEGTHEVHTLVLGERLTGFSAYR
- a CDS encoding MarR family transcriptional regulator, which translates into the protein MSGPLPFDPVERASDSWAKHYPEAGEQVYAAMRAVTSIMRAQQILIAGLDAALRPFGLTFARYEALVLLTFSSTGALPLSKIGERLQVHATSVTNLIDRLEASGMVRREPNPHDGRGTLAVITDEGRRVADAATRELHKNQFGLQGLPPEDLQGLFAALRRLRIEAGDFAV
- a CDS encoding S66 peptidase family protein encodes the protein MAAFASTLPPALRPGDTVAVVSLSAGGAAALPHRYATGKRQLAETFGLRVIDAPHADRDSDWLRANPRARADDLHWALENPDVHGIISAVGGYDSIRIVPFLDFDLIAAHPKVFTGYSDTTITHLAFGKAGVGSFYGMAVLSTAAENGGIAEFSADSFTATVMSTAPVGDLAAAPEWTEELLDWSDQRLQSRRRRWVPNYGWLWLQGGEPVQGPLIGGCLEVLAMALGTEIWPELSAFEGAVLHLEISNERPPLTQVVAWLRNFAALGILQRISALLFSRPEALPLRDTLALYEAIGEELVLSGRPDLPFVANLDYGHSSPMGVLPLGRQMLVDPRQRRLSITEPAVR